In Oryza brachyantha chromosome 1, ObraRS2, whole genome shotgun sequence, the following are encoded in one genomic region:
- the LOC102713157 gene encoding probably inactive leucine-rich repeat receptor-like protein kinase At3g28040: MPMPVNEEVLGLVVFRSALSDPTGALATWAESDATPCGWAHVECDPATSRVLRLALDGLGLSGRMPRGLDRLAALQSLSLARNNLSGELPPGLSLLKSLRSLDLSYNSFSGALPDDVPMLASLRYLDLTGNAFSGPLPSSFPPTVRFLMLSGNQFSGPLPEGLSKSSFLLHLNLSGNQLSGSPDFTGALWPLSRLRALDLSRNQFSGPVTAGIANLHNLKTIDLSGNRFFGAVPNDIGMCPHLSSVDISSNAFDGQLPDSIGHLSSLVHLSASGNRFSGDVPAWLGDLAALQQLDFSDNALTGRLPESLGKLKDLRYLSLSKNQLSGAIPDAMSGCTKLAELHLRANNLSGSIPDALFDVGLETLDMSSNALSGVLPSGSTKLAETLQWLDLSVNQLTGGIPAEMALFMNLRYLNLSRNDLRTQLPPELGLLRNLTVLDLRSSGLYGTMPTDLCEAGSLAVLQLDGNSLAGPIPDNIGNCSSLYLLSLGHNSLTGPIPVGISELKKLEILRLEYNNLSGEIPQQLGGIESLLAVNISHNRLIGRLPASGVFQSLDASALEGNLGICSPLVTEPCRMDVPKPLVLDPNEYPHGGDGDNNLETNGRGPASPRKRRFLSVSAMVAICAAVFIILGVIVITLLNISARRRSGDSLPEKELESIVSSSTKSSKLATGKMVTFGPGNSLRSEDFVGGADALLSKATEIGRGALGTVYRASVGEGRVVAIKKLATASIVQSRDDFDREVRILGKARHPNLLPLKGYYWTPQLQLLISDYAPHGSVEARLHHGALPPLTWPERFRVVAGVARALAHLHQSFRPPMIHYNVKPSNILLDEQCNPMVADFGLARLLPKLDKHMISSRFQGGMGYVAPELACQSLRINEKCDIYGFGVLVLELVTGRRAVEYSDDDVVILIDQVRVLLDHGGNNVLECVDPALGEFPEEEVLPVLKLGMVCTSQIPSNRPSMVEVVQILQVIKAPVAASPSATRMEAFV, translated from the exons ATGCCGATGCCTGTGAACGAGGAGGTGCTGGGGCTGGTCGTGTTCAGGTCGGCGCTGTCCGACCCgacgggggcgctggcgacgTGGGCGGAGTCCGACGCGACGCCGTGCGGGTGGGCGCACGTCGAGTGCGACCCGGCGACGTCGCGCGTGCTCCGCCTCGCGCTCGACGGCCTCGGCCTCTCCGGCCGCATGCCGCGCGGCCTcgaccgcctcgccgcgctccaGTCGCTCTCCCTCGCCCGCAACAACCTCTCCGGCGAGCTGCCCCCGGGGCTGTCGCTGCTCAAGTCGCTCCGGTCCCTCGACCTCTCCTACAACTCCTTCTCCGGTGCGCTCCCCGACGACGTCCCGATGCTCGCGTCCCTCCGCTACCTCGACCTCACCGGCAACGCCTTCTCCGGCCCGCTCCCGTCCTCGTTCCCTCCCACCGTCCGCTTCCTCATGCTCTCCGGCAACCAGTTCTCCGGCCCGCTACCGGAGGGGCTCTCCAAGAGCTCGTTCCTGCTCCACCTCAACCTGTCCGGGAACCAGCTCTCCGGCTCGCCGGACTTCACTGGCGCGCTCTGGCCGCTCTCCAGGCTGCGCGCGCTCGACCTGTCCCGTAACCAGTTCTCCGGCCCCGTCACCGCCGGCATTGCCAACCTCCACAACCTCAAGACCATCGACCTCAGCGGCAACCGGTTCTTCGGCGCCGTCCCCAACGACATTGGCATGTGCCCTCATCTCAGCAGCGTCGACATTAGCTCCAACGCGTTCGACGGCCAGCTCCCTGACTCCATCGGTCACCTCAGCTCGCTGGTTCACCTCTCCGCGTCCGGTAACCGGTTTTCCGGTGATGTCCCTGCTTGGCTTGGCGACTTGGCAGCGCTGCAGCAACTCGATTTCTCCGACAATGCTCTGACCGGCCGATTGCCGGAGTCGCTCGGCAAGCTCAAGGACCTCAGGTACCTGAGCCTGTCCAAGAACCAGCTCTCCGGCGCCATCCCAGACGCCATGTCCGGCTGCACGAAGCTCGCCGAGCTGCACCTGAGGGCCAACAACCTCAGCGGCAGCATCCCGGATGCTCTGTTCGACGTCGGGCTGGAGACGCTCGACATGTCGTCGAACGCGCTCTCCGGCGTGCTGCCGTCGGGCTCGACGAAGCTGGCGGAGACCCTCCAATGGCTCGACCTCTCCGTCAACCAGCTGACCGGCGGCATCCCGGCGGAGATGGCGCTCTTCATGAACCTCCGCTACCTCAACCTGTCCCGCAACGACCTCCGCACGCAGCTGCCGCCGGAGCTCGGCCTGCTCCGCAACCTCACGGTGCTCGACCTCCGGAGCAGCGGCCTGTATGGGACAATGCCGACCGATCTGTGTGAGGCCGGAAGCCTCGCCGTGCTCCAGCTCGACGGCAACTCCCTCGCTGGCCCCATCCCCGACAACATCGGCAACTGTTCGTCCCTGTACCTACT GAGCTTGGGGCACAACAGCTTGACGGGGCCGATACCGGTGGGCATCTCGGAGCTGAAGAAGCTGGAGATTCTGAGGCTGGAGTACAACAACCTGAGCGGCGAGATACCGCAGCAGCTCGGCGGGATCGAGAGCCTCCTCGCCGTGAACATCTCCCACAACCGCCTCATCGGGCGGCTGCCGGCGTCGGGCGTGTTCCAGAGCCTCGACGCGAGCGCGCTCGAGGGCAACCTCGGCATCTGCAGCCCGCTGGTGACGGAGCCATGCAGGATGGACGTGCCCAAGCCGCTCGTGCTCGACCCCAACGAGTacccgcacggcggcgacggcgacaacaaCCTCGAGACCAACGGCCGCGGCCCGGCGTCGCCGAGGAAGCGCCGTTTCCTGAGCGTGTCGGCCATGGTGGCCATCTGCGCAGCGGTGTTCATCATCCTCGGGGTCATCGTCATCACCCTGCTCAACATTTCCGCGCGGCGGAGGTCCGGCGACTCGCTGCCGGAGAAAGAGCTGGAGAGCATCGTGTCCAGCTCGACCAAGTCCAGCAAGCTCGCCACCGGGAAGATGGTGACGTTCGGGCCGGGGAACAGCCTCCGGTCCGAGGActtcgtcggcggcgccgacgcgcTGCTGAGCAAGGCGACGGAGATCGGCCGCGGCGCCCTCGGGACGGTGTACCGCGCGTCCGTGGGCGAGGGCAGGGTGGTCGCCATCAAGAAGCTCGCGACGGCGAGCATCGTGCAGTCCCGCGACGACTTCGACCGCGAGGTCCGCATCCTGGGGAAGGCGAGGCACCCCAACCTGCTGCCGCTCAAGGGCTACTACTGGACGCCGCAGCTGCAGCTCCTCATCTCCGACTACGCGCCGCACGGCAGCGTGGAGGCGCGCCTCCACCACGGCGCGCTCCCGCCGCTGACATGGCCGGAGCGGTTCCGCGTGGTGGCCGGCGTCGCCAGGGCGCTCGCGCACCTGCACCAGTCGTTCCGGCCGCCGATGATCCACTACAACGTGAAGCCGAGCAACATCCTCCTCGACGAGCAGTGCAACCCGATGGTCGCCGACTTCGGGCTGGCGCGGCTGCTGCCGAAGCTGGACAAGCACATGATCAGCAGCCGGTTCCAGGGCGGCATGGGGTACGTGGCGCCGGAGCTGGCGTGCCAGAGCCTCCGGATCAACGAGAAGTGCGACATCTACGGCTTCGGCGTGCTCGTCCTCGAGCTCGTCACCGGCCGCCGGGCCGTCGAgtacagcgacgacgacgtcgtcaTCCTCATCGACCAGGTCCGCGTCCTCCTCGACCACGGCGGCAACAACGTGCTCGAGTGCGTCGACCCGGCCCTCGGCGAGTtcccggaggaggaggtgctgCCCGTGCTCAAGCTCGGCATGGTTTGCACGTCGCAGATCCCGTCCAACCGCCCCTCCATGGTCGAGGTGGTCCAGATCCTGCAGGTCATCAAGGCCCCCGTCGCTGCATCGCCATCTGCCACCCGAATGGAAGCTTTCGTCTGA
- the LOC102713437 gene encoding protein RETICULATA-RELATED 4, chloroplastic-like: MAFHSPMAASPSSSLSSSSSSSWSSLHHLRLLQLPNHASSRLSVLPFPRELPLSLPLRLRIPRPLLPALPLALARGEGGGGGGDNDDDDGNNGGGGGGDGDGDGDDGNAPDNRKAALFVLAQMGRKLETLPSDLAAAVEGGRVTGEIVRRFAEMEGSALLRWLLQFQGFRERLLADDLFLAKLAMECGVGVIAKTAAEYEKRRENFIKEIDIVIADVVMAIVADFMLVYLPAPTVSLQPPLATNAGHIANFFHNCPDNAFQIALAGRSFSLLQRLGAILRNGAKLFAVGTSASLIGTGVTNALIKARKAVDKEFDDEAEDIPIVSTSVAYGIYMAVSSNLRYQILAGVIEQRMLEPLLHNHKILLSALCFAVRTGNTFLGSLLWVDYARWIGVQKVQEES, from the exons ATGGCCTTCCACTCCCCAATGGCGGCGTCCCCCTCCTCttcgctctcctcctcctcctcctcctcttggtcatcgctccaccacctccgtctCCTCCAGCTCCCCAACCACGCGTCCTCCCGCCTCTCCGTGCTCCCCTTCCCCCGCGAGCTCCCGCTCTCgctccccctccgcctccgcatTCCACGGCCGCTTCTCCCTGCGCTccccctcgccctcgcccgcggagaaggcggaggcggaggcggagataacgatgacgacgatggtaataatggtggtggtggcggtggagatggcGACGGGGATGGAGACGACGGCAACGCGCCCGACAACCGGAAGGCGGCGCTGTTCGTGCTTGCGCAGATGGGGAGGAAGCTCGAGACGCTGCCGTCCGACCTAGCTGCCGCCGTGGAGGGTGGCCGTGTAACCGGGGAGATCGTGCGGCGCTTCGCTGAGATGGAGGGCTCGGCGCTGCTCCGGTGGCTGCTCCAGTTCCAGGGGTTCAGGGAGCGCCTCCTTGCGGATGACCTCTTCCTTGCTAAGCTTGCCATGGAGTGTGGCGTCGGTGTCATTGCCAAG ACTGCTGCCGAATATGAGAAGAGAAgggaaaattttatcaaagaGATTGATATCGTAATTGCGGATGTG GTCATGGCAATAGTTGCGGATTTTATGCTTGTCTATCTTCCTGCTCCAACTGTCTCTCTGCAGCCACCACTTGCAACAAACGCTGGACATATTGCTAACTTTTTCCATAACTGCCCAGATAATGCATTCCAG ATTGCTTTAGCTGGAAGATCATTCTCCCTTCTGCAGAGGCTAGGAGCTATTCTG AGAAATGGTGCAAAACTCTTTGCGGTTGGCACTAGTGCTTCGTTG ATTGGCACTGGTGTCACCAATGCACTGATCAAAGCAAGGAAGGCTGTTGACAAGGAATTTGATGATGAAGCTGAGGATATTCCAATTGTCTCAACTAGTGTTGCCTATGGTATATACATGGCAGTTTCTAGTAATCTCAG GTACCAGATTTTGGCTGGTGTAATTGAACAGCGGATGCTGGAACCACTATTGCATAACCACAAAATACTGCTGAGTGCCTTGTGCTTTGCGGTCCGGACGGGCAACACATTCTTAGGTTCTCTACT GTGGGTTGACTATGCCAGGTGGATTGGCGTTCAAAAGGTTCAAGAAGAGAGCTGA